One genomic segment of Oenanthe melanoleuca isolate GR-GAL-2019-014 chromosome 5, OMel1.0, whole genome shotgun sequence includes these proteins:
- the TRMT5 gene encoding tRNA (guanine(37)-N1)-methyltransferase isoform X2 has protein sequence MLLAQHSGRIPGLIVVVKKNTFFTMPETVEDKTNPELYLPHPGVRGMTLLDREAFKRTVVVPALKVKKEIVHNVLKSLKQSVLQRPGLKRVVEDPEDEDSRFVILDPYKVPEFSLGESEQQVLKQLSVHPEVSKYHLELTYENFKSEEILRAVLPEGQEVTSGFSRVGHIAHLNLRDHQLPYRHLIGQVIMDKNPGITCVVNKTNIIDSTYRNFEMEVLAGENNLVTKVKENNISYELDFSKVYWNPRLSTEHGRIVELLKAGDVLFDVFAGVGPFTIPAAKRKCRVLANDLNPESYSWLLHNCKLNKVDTRVKAFNMDGRAFLQGPVREELSRELPLLKEEQKTSFHIVMNLPALALEFLDVFRHLLVGEPCSPAALPTVHCYGFSKHSNPARDIQERAEAALGTSLAGRCSTFQVRNVAPNKEMLCLSFQIPADVLYKRPCPDEAKPASKRLCTSQDPSEEKVLSCRPELW, from the exons ATGCTATTAGCACAACATTCTGGCAGAATACCTGGGCTCATTgtagtagtaaaaaaaaatactttcttcaCAATGCCCGAAACCGTGGAGGATAAAACTAATCCAGAACTGTATTTGCCACATCCTGGAGTGCGTGGGATGACACTGCTCGACAGAGAGGCTTTCAAAAGGACAGTGGTTGTTCCAGCTCTTAAAGTCAAGAAGGAAATTGTGCACAATGTGCTGAAGTCCCTAAAACAATCAGTACTGCAGCGTCCCGGCCTCAAGCGGGTGGTGGAGGACCCAGAGGATGAGGACAGCAGATTTGTTATCCTGGATCCTTATAAAGTACCAGAATTCTCATTGGGAGAGTCAGAGCAGCAGGTCCTGAAGCAGCTCAGTGTCCATCCTGAGGTGTCCAAGTACCACCTGGAGCTGACCTACGAGAATTTCAAGTCGGAGGAGATCCTGCGAGCCGTCCTTCCCGAAGGACAGGAGGTCACCTCTGGATTCAGCCGTGTTGGCCACATTGCTCATTTGAATCTCAGGGATCACCAGCTGCCCTACAGACACTTGATTG GCCAGGTTATAATGGACAAGAATCCAGGAATCACGTGTGTAGTGAATAAAACCAATATTATTGACAGCACATACAGGAATTTTGAGATGGAAGTGCTTGCTGGAGAGAACAACCTGGTGACCAAG gtcaaagaaaataacatttcctaTGAACTGGACTTTTCCAAAGTGTACTGGAACCCGCGCCTGTCCACGGAGCACGGCCGCATCGTGGAGCTGCTCAAGGCTGGCGATGTTCTCTTCGACGTCTTCGCTGGGGTCGGGCCTTTCACCATCCCAGCAGCCAAGAGGAAGTGCAGAGTGTTGGCCAACGACCTGAACCCCGAGTCCTacagctggctgctgcacaACTGCAAGCTCAACAAAGTGGACACCAGGGTCAAGGCATTCAACATGGACGGCAGGGCCTTCCTGCAGGGGCCGGTGAGGGaggagctcagcagagagcTCCCGCTCctgaaggaggagcagaaaaCCAGTTTCCACATAGTCATGAATTtgccagctctggctctggagTTCTTGGATGTTTTCAGGCATCTCTTGGTTggggagccctgcagccctgctgcccttcccactGTGCACTGCTATGGCTTCTCCAAACACAGCAACCCAGCCAGGGACATTCAGGAGCGAGCGGAAGCTGCGCTGGGAACCTCCTTGGCTGGGCGCTGCTCCACGTTCCAGGTCAGGAACGTGGCGCCCAACAAGGAGatgctgtgcctcagtttccagATCCCAGCAGATGTGCTCTACAAGAGGCCCTGCCCTGATGAAG CCAAACCAGCCTCGAAACGTCTGTGTACCAGCCAAGATCCTTCAGAAGAGAAGGTCCTGAGTTGCAGACCAGAGCTGTGGTGA
- the TRMT5 gene encoding tRNA (guanine(37)-N1)-methyltransferase isoform X1 — protein MRTLWRLGYCARLLKTNHFRTAASNTSFPAVWMLLAQHSGRIPGLIVVVKKNTFFTMPETVEDKTNPELYLPHPGVRGMTLLDREAFKRTVVVPALKVKKEIVHNVLKSLKQSVLQRPGLKRVVEDPEDEDSRFVILDPYKVPEFSLGESEQQVLKQLSVHPEVSKYHLELTYENFKSEEILRAVLPEGQEVTSGFSRVGHIAHLNLRDHQLPYRHLIGQVIMDKNPGITCVVNKTNIIDSTYRNFEMEVLAGENNLVTKVKENNISYELDFSKVYWNPRLSTEHGRIVELLKAGDVLFDVFAGVGPFTIPAAKRKCRVLANDLNPESYSWLLHNCKLNKVDTRVKAFNMDGRAFLQGPVREELSRELPLLKEEQKTSFHIVMNLPALALEFLDVFRHLLVGEPCSPAALPTVHCYGFSKHSNPARDIQERAEAALGTSLAGRCSTFQVRNVAPNKEMLCLSFQIPADVLYKRPCPDEAKPASKRLCTSQDPSEEKVLSCRPELW, from the exons ATGAG GACTTTGTGGAGATTGGGATACTGTGCCAGACTACTGAAAACTAATCATTTTAGGACAGCTGCATCAAATACATCATTTCCAGCAGTTTGGATGCTATTAGCACAACATTCTGGCAGAATACCTGGGCTCATTgtagtagtaaaaaaaaatactttcttcaCAATGCCCGAAACCGTGGAGGATAAAACTAATCCAGAACTGTATTTGCCACATCCTGGAGTGCGTGGGATGACACTGCTCGACAGAGAGGCTTTCAAAAGGACAGTGGTTGTTCCAGCTCTTAAAGTCAAGAAGGAAATTGTGCACAATGTGCTGAAGTCCCTAAAACAATCAGTACTGCAGCGTCCCGGCCTCAAGCGGGTGGTGGAGGACCCAGAGGATGAGGACAGCAGATTTGTTATCCTGGATCCTTATAAAGTACCAGAATTCTCATTGGGAGAGTCAGAGCAGCAGGTCCTGAAGCAGCTCAGTGTCCATCCTGAGGTGTCCAAGTACCACCTGGAGCTGACCTACGAGAATTTCAAGTCGGAGGAGATCCTGCGAGCCGTCCTTCCCGAAGGACAGGAGGTCACCTCTGGATTCAGCCGTGTTGGCCACATTGCTCATTTGAATCTCAGGGATCACCAGCTGCCCTACAGACACTTGATTG GCCAGGTTATAATGGACAAGAATCCAGGAATCACGTGTGTAGTGAATAAAACCAATATTATTGACAGCACATACAGGAATTTTGAGATGGAAGTGCTTGCTGGAGAGAACAACCTGGTGACCAAG gtcaaagaaaataacatttcctaTGAACTGGACTTTTCCAAAGTGTACTGGAACCCGCGCCTGTCCACGGAGCACGGCCGCATCGTGGAGCTGCTCAAGGCTGGCGATGTTCTCTTCGACGTCTTCGCTGGGGTCGGGCCTTTCACCATCCCAGCAGCCAAGAGGAAGTGCAGAGTGTTGGCCAACGACCTGAACCCCGAGTCCTacagctggctgctgcacaACTGCAAGCTCAACAAAGTGGACACCAGGGTCAAGGCATTCAACATGGACGGCAGGGCCTTCCTGCAGGGGCCGGTGAGGGaggagctcagcagagagcTCCCGCTCctgaaggaggagcagaaaaCCAGTTTCCACATAGTCATGAATTtgccagctctggctctggagTTCTTGGATGTTTTCAGGCATCTCTTGGTTggggagccctgcagccctgctgcccttcccactGTGCACTGCTATGGCTTCTCCAAACACAGCAACCCAGCCAGGGACATTCAGGAGCGAGCGGAAGCTGCGCTGGGAACCTCCTTGGCTGGGCGCTGCTCCACGTTCCAGGTCAGGAACGTGGCGCCCAACAAGGAGatgctgtgcctcagtttccagATCCCAGCAGATGTGCTCTACAAGAGGCCCTGCCCTGATGAAG CCAAACCAGCCTCGAAACGTCTGTGTACCAGCCAAGATCCTTCAGAAGAGAAGGTCCTGAGTTGCAGACCAGAGCTGTGGTGA